A window of the Tunturibacter empetritectus genome harbors these coding sequences:
- a CDS encoding PEP-CTERM sorting domain-containing protein — MRITWMFVAAALSFPVHGALADSIQLTVHSSATIDVSSPNDNFFGQYDRVQGQPSLNDHPSISTNVLIPFSNVSVLLPAGSVFEDASVGIAGPSTHVIGTGHEFAGAPFGTVINHSLPSVAPTFSTTGISDATVDLLFLGGTSVNGEKVSTNIQDLNFLLTGFIQSALLNPGSNWAGYLGGSGQVVIPYTVQLTVDYSPVPEPSSLALFGIGLLGLSGVVRRKLRS, encoded by the coding sequence ATGCGAATCACCTGGATGTTTGTAGCGGCTGCACTTTCGTTCCCTGTACACGGCGCGTTGGCGGATAGTATCCAACTGACCGTTCATTCGAGCGCCACCATCGATGTGTCCAGCCCCAACGATAACTTCTTCGGCCAATACGATCGTGTTCAAGGACAGCCGTCCCTGAATGACCATCCCAGCATCTCGACGAACGTCCTCATTCCATTTTCGAATGTGTCGGTTCTGTTGCCGGCGGGGAGCGTCTTCGAGGATGCTTCGGTCGGGATCGCGGGGCCGAGCACACATGTGATCGGGACGGGACACGAGTTCGCGGGAGCACCATTTGGCACGGTGATCAATCACTCGCTTCCTTCGGTTGCGCCTACGTTCAGCACAACCGGGATCTCCGATGCGACGGTCGACCTTCTCTTCCTTGGCGGGACATCGGTCAATGGGGAGAAGGTATCGACGAACATTCAGGATCTGAATTTTCTGCTCACGGGATTTATTCAGTCTGCACTTCTGAATCCGGGGTCCAACTGGGCGGGATACCTGGGAGGCAGTGGGCAGGTGGTGATTCCCTATACGGTGCAGTTGACGGTGGACTATTCGCCAGTGCCTGAACCTTCGAGCCTTGCGCTGTTTGGGATAGGGCTGCTTGGGTTAAGTGGGGTGGTTCGGCGGAAGCTTCGTTCTTAG